Within the Candidatus Nezhaarchaeales archaeon genome, the region CCTTTCCAACCTTCCCAAGACTTGTCCTCTAACGCGCCTCGGGTATCTTTCGCATTCTTCCTTGCTTATTTGCCTAATATCCATTACCGTCTAAGTTCCCACCCCTTCCTAATTAGCTCTCCAGTAGTCTCTCGGCTAGCATGCATTAGCTAGCTCACTAATACCATCAATGGCTCTGTAATTGGTTCAACGTCGCACTAATATACTGACTTCACTAAATCGCTTAAAAGATTCTCTTAATTAAAACATTCTGCCGTTTAAAGCTATTTATTGGAGCTCATTATGCTAATTTTAATAGAATCAACGTTAATCTTCCTATAACAACTAGGGCATCTATAATTAAACTTCTTAGCCACTTCGCGTGGAGCTAGTACCTCCTCGCCTTTATGAAGTATAAAGCCACACTTACTACATATTATTACTTCAACCAAGCTTCCACCTTCTCAAAAGAAGGAACATACTAAATACATGAGAGGTATAGGATTAGTTTTTCGCTTCATTAATACTGAAGGTTTAATCAACTGAAAAAGGTACGCGTACATGAAACGTTCCCATTATCAGGTTGTAAGAGAGCTTAGCTTTGTAAGCCATCCTAAACCCTTCAGTTTAAGGGCTTGAACCCATAAGTAGAAGGCGTAATCAATAAGTATTGCGGCATCCTCGCTACGCCCTTGCATCGCGGCCTCTTGAGCTGAGAAAATAATGAGCTCGATAATAGCTGAAACCAACTCATCGTCGCTTAAATCAATAGGAAGTTTCAATCTATCCCTTACCACTTTACGGGCTTGCTCCAAATCAGGAGCAAGGGTAACATACGTTCCCCACGATCCTACGCAGAAAGCCCCTGTTCCCAGTAGCATTAAGGCCTTTAAGATAGATTCGACAAGAAACGGCGCCTCTACCGCTAAGCTCAACGATAGAAGAAGGCCGCTGCTAGTAGTTAGAATTAACCCTCCTAGAGCTAACTCAGCCTTTCTTAAGTTTATGCTACTCCAACGCCTTTTAACGAAAAGGACGTCGTGAAAAAGGATAAAGGCAATTACCGATAGCTTTCGAAGCTTAACAGTTAAAAACTTCATCTCTCAACATCTCCCATTAATAGTTATTGTAAACCCAATTAGTTTAAACTTGTCTAAGCTTCTTAAGAAGTATGAAGCGTTAAGCGGTGATAAGCTTTTCATCAGGAGGAAACCTTTTTAACTTTCCTAACGAAGAAGTAAGGACGAACGGCAAAATCAGGATTTTAACGTGGTGAACCATAGAGTGCTTAAGAAGCTTAAAGACGTTATAAGCGTAACTATACTTGTAGTTGCCTTATTAGCAGCGGCAGCACTAATGAGCGGCTTTATATTCTGCCTTATTGAAGGAGTACCAATGTTTGTAAATGTAGGCGTAACGTTATGGTACATACCTTCAGCAGCTAGTCAAACCTCTCTTGAGGGGTACTTCGTATTCATTATGCTAGTGATAGGTTTCCTCGGGTTACTTTTAACCTACATGGCTGGTAAAAGTAGGGATCCGCGTACTGCATTAATGATTATCATAGTGGGGCTCTGTCTGATTATACTTTCCTTCACATCAATTACTTGGTTAGCTCATCAGAAAGCACTCATATTGCAGTATCGCTAGCCTTATGACTACGGATAAAGGTGTGAATCCATAATTAGAATGTCTGACCCAATATTAGGCTTCTCAGTTTTCATCCTTCTTTATCGATATTACCTCATAAGGTTTAAGGGCCGTTTAAACGTTACAGTTTAACTGTTAAAAGATTAAACATAATATAGGTTGGTGGCGGCAAGGTTATAGGTTGATAGGTCAAGGTGAGGCTTCAGGGCTTAAAGATAGGCTTAGTAAAAACCCTTAGAGGCACAGATCCAAGGCATTAATGGAGGCCCCCTCTACCTTTAACTCCGCTAACCTAGCGCTGTAAAGCTTAGAGGGAGGATTCCCATATTATATGGGACGGTGGCTCTAGTAAAATATCGACTATAAGCTTATACCTTAGTATGGTTTTGACTTTAATCCGAGCTTAAAAGCTAAAGCGTTCGAGAATACATGAAGGACTGGAGTTAGTAACAGCAAAAAGAAGACCTTACTAATGCTTAACTCACTGCCAAACCCAACCAGATAAGCTAACGTTAAGGCTCCGATGAAGAATGAAAGCTGATCAATTAAGGGTAAAAGGCCGCCCGGCTCTATTCCAAGCCGGCGCTTAATAAAGGAGCCTGCGCTATCTCCAATCATAGATCCTAAGCCTAAGGTAAAGCCAAGAAGCGGCCTTCCTATGATTAAACCTATTAGGAAGCCGGAAGCTATCCCCACCATTGACCCCTCAAAGCTTTTACTATCACCAAGTACCCTCTTACCATCGAAAAGGCGGTACCCAAAATCTAGCGGATGTCTACGTTTAACTAGTTTAACTAGTAACAAGGGAGCCATGTTTGCTCCGTAGGCAGGAGCTATAAACAGCAGAGCCTCAAGAGCCTCTTTTAAGCTTATCAAAGATAGGACAACC harbors:
- a CDS encoding CDP-archaeol synthase is translated as MISLKEALEALLFIAPAYGANMAPLLLVKLVKRRHPLDFGYRLFDGKRVLGDSKSFEGSMVGIASGFLIGLIIGRPLLGFTLGLGSMIGDSAGSFIKRRLGIEPGGLLPLIDQLSFFIGALTLAYLVGFGSELSISKVFFLLLLTPVLHVFSNALAFKLGLKSKPY